A part of Carassius carassius chromosome 32, fCarCar2.1, whole genome shotgun sequence genomic DNA contains:
- the LOC132113102 gene encoding uncharacterized protein LOC132113102: MSIHNEIKAIILRALPSLTEEIREHVITSLERSGVESIEDLVYVQQEDLKDVLPIIQQRKLLEAFKLETTKVTLDLQILPDESTDTSMSSLSSPQPCTSSSSSSSRASTPCTLSKASQSPNISSKWYENFEIPWDKMPVEVQSAIANSKRPAPDKRRQMIRILADEIRKCENNPTRNECLIICRNIVKHFPNSFADMTPSGVIIGSGCTSLLCQLKTRIENMNRAGTKNRLRTSKVPGQQHQRPSDSYGCTQFNPELPPEETYETLEQKRQQLETIYRQEGIRSGEKGEVINLMKTTFCLQRRHINQAPSPSIEDMRIQWPYLFTQRGIFIHFELLTDINVLRVLDLSIKECGQGIRKYLQTKSKNKDVQSIVTQDEDGELTLIQLLMAYFDEGIEGLILRADISATAADVESTLTIPASPRLILLFAGDEATIGGWMITIENHVICEGVDQSIITGLAAVFSTYYIFNLQYQEEASRTLEFVQRRFIGLNPERGTKASQVKVISKKTGKLVHKKTATVNVHVANLIKNLLDFEWGFVQ; this comes from the exons ATGTCAATCCATAACGAGATAAAGGCTATCATCCTCAGGGCTTTGCCCAGTCTGACTGAGGAGATTCGAGAACATGTCATCACTTCACTTGAACGCTCAGGTGTGGAATCTATAGAAGACCTCGTATATGTACAACAGGAAGATCTCAAAGATGTCCTGCCTATTATACAGCAAAGGAAACTTTTGGAGGCATTCAAACTTG AAACTACAAAAGTCACACTTGATCTCCAAATATTGCCAGATGAGTCAACAGATACAAGTATGTCTTCACTCTCCAGTCCACAGCCTTGCACATCTTCAAGCTCAAGCTCTTCACGAGCATCAACACCTTGTACTTTAAGCAAGGCAAGCCAATCACCCAACATATCCAGTAAGTGGTATGAAAATTTTGAGATTCCTTGGGATAAAATGCCTGTGGAAGTGCAGTCAGCTATTGCCAACAGCAAGCGCCCTGCTCCTGACAAGCGACGCCAGATGATACGTATCCTAGCTGATGAAATCAGGAAATGTGAGAATAACCCCACACGCAATGAATGTCTCATCATCTGCCGCAACATTGTTAAGCATTTCCCCAACAGTTTTGCAGATATGACACCAAGCGGTGTCATCATTGGTAGTGGATGTACTTCACTGCTTTGTCaattaaaaacaagaattgaGAACATGAACCGTGCAGGGACAAAGAACAGACTCCGAACTTCAAAAGTGCCTGGACAACAGCATCAGAGGCCAAGTGATTCTTATGGATGCACACAATTTAACCCTGAACTGCCACCAGAAGAAACATATGAAACACTGGAGCAGAAGAGGCAACAGTTGGAGACCATTTATAGACAAGAAGGTATTCGCAGTGGTGAGAAGGGGGAAGTGATTAACCTTATGAAAACAACATTCTGTCTTCAGCGTAGACACATAAATCAGGCTCCATCACCGTCCATCGAAGATATGAGAATCCAGTGGCCTTACCTTTTTACACAAAGAGGTATCTTCATTCACTTCGAGTTACTAACTGACATTAACGTGTTACGTGTCTTGGACCTATCCATTAAGGAATGTGGACAGGGAATCAGGAAGTACCTGCAGACCAAATCAAAGAACAAAGATGTGCAGTCTATCGTCACCCAGGATGAAGATGGAGAGTTGACTCTAATACAGCTGCTGATGGCCTACTTCGATGAAGGGATAGAGGGACTAATACTCCGTGCTGAt ATATCTGCCACGGCAGCAGATGTTGAGAGCACTCTGACCATCCCCGCCTCTCCACGACTGATACTGCTGT TTGCCGGTGATGAAGCCACAATTGGAGGATGGATGATCACCATCGAAAATCATGTAATCTGTGAAGGTGTCGACCAAAGCATCATCACAGGGCTAGCTGCAGTTTTCTCTACTTACTACATCTTTAATCTACAGTACCAAGAAGAAGCTTCAAGGACCCTGGAGTTTGTACAAAG GCGCTTCATTGGTTTGAATCCAGAGAGAGGGACAAAGGCCAGCCAGGTGAAGGTGATCTCCAAAAAGACGGGGAAACTTGTCCATAAAAAGACTGCAACTGTGAATGTCCACGTAGCCAACCTGATAAAAAATCTTTTGGACTTTGAGTGGGGTTTTGTGCAGTAA